The following coding sequences are from one Streptomyces dengpaensis window:
- a CDS encoding S28 family serine protease: MRKALRWLLALTVLIGTMSTAGAATAAQPEATDTNGTTTEDIKDRLLAIPGMSLIEEKPYTGYRFFVLNYTQPVDHRHPSKGTFQQRITVLHKDTARPTVFYTGGYNVSVNPSRREPTQIVDGNQVSMEYRFFTPSRPDPADWSNLDIWQAASDQHRIFKALKQIYGKKWISTGGSKGGMTATYYERFYPRDMDGVVAYVAPNDVVNKEDSAYDRFFAKVGTKECRDKLNAVQREALVRREPLEKKYEAFAAENGFTFDTIGSLDKAYEAVVLDYVWGFWQYSLLSDCDAIPADAAHATDDEIWASVDGISGFSAYTDQGLTTYTPYYYQAGTQLGAPTIHFPHIEKMYIRYSYQPPRNFVPRSIPMEFQPWAMRDVDTWVRHHANHMLYVYGENDPWGAEPFRLGAGARDSYVFTAPGLNHGANVAGLVADEKALATARILEWAGVASAAVQSDPSAAKPLARYDAKLDRHDVQREMTLRP, encoded by the coding sequence ATGCGCAAGGCGCTCAGATGGCTGCTGGCGCTCACCGTGCTCATAGGCACGATGAGCACGGCCGGGGCGGCCACCGCCGCCCAGCCGGAGGCCACCGACACCAACGGAACGACCACCGAGGACATCAAGGACCGGCTCCTGGCGATACCGGGCATGAGCCTGATCGAGGAGAAGCCGTACACCGGCTACCGGTTCTTCGTCCTCAACTACACCCAGCCGGTCGACCACCGGCACCCGTCGAAGGGCACGTTCCAGCAGCGGATCACCGTGCTGCACAAGGACACCGCACGCCCGACGGTCTTCTACACCGGCGGCTACAACGTCTCCGTGAACCCCAGCCGCCGCGAGCCGACCCAGATCGTGGACGGCAACCAGGTCTCGATGGAGTACCGCTTCTTCACTCCGTCCCGGCCCGACCCGGCCGACTGGTCCAACCTCGACATCTGGCAGGCGGCCAGCGACCAGCACCGCATCTTCAAGGCCCTCAAGCAGATCTACGGCAAGAAGTGGATCTCCACGGGCGGCTCCAAGGGCGGCATGACCGCCACGTACTACGAGCGTTTCTACCCGCGTGACATGGACGGCGTCGTCGCGTACGTCGCCCCCAACGACGTGGTGAACAAGGAGGACTCGGCCTACGACCGCTTCTTCGCGAAGGTCGGCACCAAGGAGTGCCGCGACAAGCTGAACGCCGTACAGCGCGAGGCGCTGGTGCGCCGGGAGCCGCTGGAGAAGAAGTACGAGGCGTTCGCCGCCGAGAACGGCTTCACATTCGACACGATCGGCAGCCTGGACAAGGCGTACGAGGCGGTCGTGCTGGACTACGTCTGGGGCTTCTGGCAGTACAGCCTGCTGTCGGACTGCGACGCGATCCCGGCGGACGCGGCGCACGCGACCGACGACGAGATCTGGGCGTCGGTGGACGGCATCTCCGGTTTCTCGGCCTACACCGACCAGGGCCTGACGACGTACACGCCGTACTACTACCAGGCGGGTACGCAGCTCGGCGCGCCGACGATCCACTTCCCGCACATCGAGAAGATGTACATCCGGTACAGCTACCAGCCGCCCCGGAACTTCGTGCCGCGCTCCATCCCGATGGAGTTCCAGCCGTGGGCGATGCGCGACGTGGACACCTGGGTGCGCCACCACGCCAACCACATGCTCTACGTCTACGGCGAGAACGACCCGTGGGGGGCCGAGCCCTTCCGCCTCGGGGCGGGTGCGCGTGACTCGTATGTCTTCACGGCACCGGGCCTGAACCACGGCGCCAACGTCGCCGGTCTCGTCGCCGACGAGAAGGCCCTCGCCACCGCCCGCATCCTGGAGTGGGCGGGCGTCGCGTCGGCGGCGGTCCAGTCCGATCCGTCGGCCGCGAAGCCGCTGGCTCGCTACGACGCCAAGCTCGACCGGCACGACGTGCAGCGCGAGATGACGCTGCGCCCGTAA
- a CDS encoding ABC transporter ATP-binding protein, whose translation MAAQQGEKPGWARRLAGYAWRYPKDVVLALGSSLAGMAVLALVPLVTKVIIDDVIDDHSRPMAPWAGMLIGAAVVVYALTYIRRYYGGRLALDVQHDLRTEMYETITRLDGRRQDELSTGQVVGRATSDLQLIQGLLFMLPMTIGNVLLFLISLGIMASLSLPLTLVALAVAPALWFIAKRSRTKLHPATWYAQAQAAAVAGVVDGAVSGVRVVKGFGQEEQETGKLREVGRRLFAGRMRSVRLNATYTPALQAVPALGQVAMLALGGWLAVRGQITLGTFVAFSAYLAQLVGPVRMLAVVLTVAQQARAGAERVLELIDTEPSIQDGTKTLPADAPATVEFDDVSFAYEDGRPVLDGLSFEIRSGETLAVVGSSGSGKSTVSLLLPRFYDVTHGAVLIGGHDVRELTQESLRAAIGLVPEDSFLFSDTVRANIAYGRPDATDEQIETAARAAQADRFIAEMPDGYATKVGEHGLTLSGGQRQRVALARAILTDPRLLVLDDATSAVDARVEHEIHEALAEVMEGRTTLLIAHRRSTLNLADRIAVLDGGRLADIGTHEELQERSPLYRRLLTDPDELGGVSPGHAQPAAPREDTSVRAELDAEFDAERGVTPRLWTGDREPKGNALDGMPATPELLAQVKALPAATDTPAIDEGRAVTPEESYGLRRLLHGFGLPLLVSLGLVAVDAGMSLLLPVLIRHGIDSGVTRLALGAVWAAAALALITVLVQWAAQIGETRMTGRTGERVLYSLRLKIFAQLQRLGLDYYERELTGRIMTRMTTDVDALSTFLQTGLVTAFVSVVTFFGIMAALLVIDIQLALVVFVSLPPLIIGTFFFRRASVKAYELARERVSVVNADLQESVSGLRILQAFRRERSGGRRFAEGSDSYRKARIHGQWLISVYFPFVQLLASVAAAAVLMVGAHRIEAGTLTAGALVAYLLYIDLFFAPVQQLSQVFDGYQQATVSLGRIQELLREPTSTKAADEPLKVLSLRGEIAFEDVDFAYGSSDEAEEALSGVSLRIPAGQTVAFVGETGAGKSTLVKLVARFYDPTGGRVTADGADLRSLELTSYRHRLGVVPQEAYLFQGTVRDAIAYGRPDATDAEVEAAARAVGAHDMIATLDGGYLHEVAERGRNLSAGQRQLIALARAELVDPDVLLLDEATAALDLATEALVNQATDRLAGRRTARPSPDHHPSTSAYARTTLIVAHRLTTAARADRVVVMANGRVAEDGTHDELLRLDGQYAELWRTFVGAPEPEEPVGSTA comes from the coding sequence GTGGCAGCGCAACAGGGGGAGAAGCCCGGCTGGGCACGGCGGCTCGCCGGGTACGCGTGGCGGTATCCGAAGGACGTCGTCCTGGCACTCGGCTCCTCGCTGGCCGGCATGGCCGTCCTGGCGCTGGTCCCGCTGGTCACAAAGGTGATCATCGACGACGTCATCGATGACCACAGCCGCCCCATGGCCCCCTGGGCGGGCATGCTCATAGGCGCGGCTGTCGTCGTCTACGCCCTCACCTACATCCGCCGCTACTACGGCGGCCGCCTCGCCCTCGACGTCCAGCACGATCTGCGGACCGAGATGTACGAGACGATCACCCGGCTCGACGGTCGGCGCCAGGACGAGCTGTCCACCGGGCAGGTCGTCGGGCGGGCCACCAGTGACCTCCAGCTGATCCAGGGCCTGCTCTTCATGCTCCCGATGACCATCGGGAACGTGCTCCTCTTCCTGATCTCCCTCGGGATCATGGCCTCGCTGTCCCTGCCGCTCACCCTGGTCGCGCTCGCGGTCGCCCCCGCCCTCTGGTTCATCGCCAAGCGCAGCCGCACCAAGCTGCACCCCGCCACCTGGTACGCGCAGGCGCAAGCCGCCGCCGTCGCGGGCGTCGTCGACGGCGCCGTGAGCGGCGTACGCGTGGTGAAGGGCTTCGGGCAGGAGGAGCAGGAGACCGGGAAGCTGCGCGAGGTCGGGCGGCGGCTCTTCGCCGGGCGGATGCGCTCCGTCCGCCTCAACGCCACGTACACCCCGGCCCTCCAGGCCGTGCCCGCCCTCGGCCAGGTCGCGATGCTCGCGCTGGGCGGCTGGCTGGCCGTGCGCGGGCAGATCACGCTCGGTACGTTCGTCGCGTTCTCCGCGTACCTCGCCCAGCTCGTCGGGCCCGTACGCATGCTCGCCGTCGTGCTCACGGTCGCGCAGCAGGCCCGCGCCGGTGCCGAGCGCGTCCTCGAACTCATCGACACCGAGCCGTCCATCCAGGACGGGACGAAGACGCTGCCCGCCGACGCGCCCGCCACGGTCGAGTTCGACGACGTGTCGTTCGCATACGAGGACGGGCGGCCGGTGCTCGACGGACTGAGCTTCGAGATCCGGTCCGGCGAGACCCTCGCCGTCGTCGGTTCCTCCGGGTCCGGCAAGTCCACCGTCTCCCTCCTCCTCCCGCGCTTCTACGACGTCACGCACGGCGCCGTCCTCATCGGCGGCCACGACGTCCGCGAGCTGACGCAGGAGTCGCTGCGCGCCGCGATCGGGCTGGTCCCCGAGGACTCCTTCCTCTTCTCCGACACCGTGCGCGCCAACATCGCGTACGGCCGCCCGGACGCGACCGACGAGCAGATCGAGACCGCCGCCCGCGCCGCCCAGGCCGACCGGTTCATCGCCGAGATGCCCGACGGCTACGCCACCAAGGTCGGCGAGCACGGCCTCACCCTCTCCGGCGGCCAGCGGCAGCGCGTCGCGCTCGCCCGCGCGATCCTCACCGACCCGCGTCTGCTCGTCCTCGACGACGCCACCTCCGCCGTCGACGCCCGCGTCGAGCACGAGATCCACGAGGCCCTCGCCGAGGTCATGGAGGGCCGCACGACCCTCCTCATCGCCCACCGGCGCTCCACCCTCAACCTCGCCGACCGCATCGCCGTCCTCGACGGCGGCCGGCTCGCCGACATCGGCACCCACGAGGAACTCCAGGAGCGATCCCCGCTCTACCGCCGGCTGCTCACCGACCCGGACGAGCTGGGCGGCGTCTCCCCGGGACACGCCCAGCCCGCCGCGCCGCGGGAGGACACCTCCGTACGGGCGGAGCTGGACGCCGAGTTCGACGCCGAGCGCGGGGTCACTCCCCGCCTGTGGACCGGCGACCGCGAGCCGAAGGGCAACGCGCTCGACGGCATGCCGGCCACCCCCGAACTCCTCGCCCAGGTCAAGGCGTTGCCCGCGGCCACCGACACCCCCGCCATCGACGAGGGACGCGCCGTCACGCCCGAGGAATCGTACGGACTGCGGCGGCTGCTGCACGGTTTCGGGCTGCCCCTCCTGGTCAGCCTGGGGCTCGTCGCCGTCGACGCGGGCATGAGCCTGCTGCTGCCCGTGCTGATCCGGCACGGCATCGACAGCGGCGTCACCCGGCTCGCGCTCGGCGCGGTGTGGGCCGCGGCAGCGCTCGCGCTGATCACGGTGCTCGTCCAGTGGGCGGCGCAGATCGGCGAGACGCGGATGACGGGACGCACGGGGGAGCGGGTCCTGTACTCGCTGCGGCTGAAGATCTTCGCGCAGTTGCAGCGCCTCGGACTCGACTACTACGAGCGGGAGTTGACGGGCCGGATCATGACCCGGATGACGACCGACGTCGACGCGCTCTCGACCTTCCTCCAGACGGGTCTGGTCACCGCCTTCGTCTCCGTCGTCACCTTCTTCGGCATCATGGCCGCGCTGCTGGTGATCGACATACAGCTGGCGCTGGTCGTCTTCGTGTCGCTGCCGCCGCTGATCATCGGAACGTTCTTCTTCCGCCGGGCGAGCGTGAAGGCGTACGAACTCGCCCGTGAGCGGGTGTCGGTGGTCAACGCCGACCTCCAGGAGTCGGTCTCCGGGCTGCGGATCCTGCAGGCCTTCCGGCGCGAGCGCTCGGGCGGGCGGCGGTTCGCGGAGGGCAGCGACAGCTACCGCAAGGCGCGTATTCACGGGCAGTGGCTGATATCGGTGTACTTCCCGTTCGTACAGCTGCTGGCGTCGGTCGCGGCGGCGGCCGTCCTGATGGTCGGGGCCCACCGGATCGAGGCCGGGACGCTGACGGCCGGCGCGCTCGTCGCCTACCTCCTCTACATCGACCTGTTCTTCGCGCCCGTGCAGCAGCTCTCGCAGGTCTTCGACGGGTACCAGCAGGCGACGGTCTCGCTGGGCCGCATCCAGGAGCTGCTCCGGGAGCCGACGTCGACGAAGGCGGCCGACGAACCGCTGAAGGTCCTGTCGTTGCGGGGCGAGATCGCCTTCGAGGACGTCGACTTCGCGTACGGCTCCTCGGACGAGGCGGAAGAGGCCCTCAGCGGCGTGTCGTTGCGCATACCCGCCGGGCAGACCGTCGCCTTCGTCGGCGAGACCGGCGCGGGCAAGTCGACCCTGGTGAAGCTGGTGGCCCGGTTCTACGACCCGACCGGCGGGCGCGTCACGGCCGACGGAGCGGATCTGCGGTCGCTGGAGCTGACCTCGTACCGGCACCGGCTCGGCGTCGTCCCCCAGGAGGCATACCTCTTCCAGGGCACGGTCCGTGACGCCATCGCCTACGGCCGCCCCGACGCCACCGACGCCGAGGTGGAGGCCGCGGCCCGCGCGGTCGGCGCGCACGACATGATCGCCACGCTCGACGGCGGCTACCTCCACGAGGTCGCCGAGCGCGGCCGCAACCTCTCCGCGGGCCAGCGCCAGCTGATCGCCCTCGCCCGCGCGGAACTCGTCGACCCGGACGTCCTGCTCCTCGACGAGGCCACGGCTGCCCTCGACCTGGCCACGGAGGCGCTGGTCAACCAGGCGACGGACCGCCTCGCCGGACGGCGTACGGCCCGCCCGTCGCCCGACCACCACCCCTCAACGAGCGCTTACGCGCGCACCACCTTGATCGTCGCCCACCGGCTGACGACGGCCGCCCGCGCGGACCGCGTCGTGGTCATGGCCAACGGGCGGGTGGCGGAGGACGGCACGCACGACGAGCTCCTGCGACTCGACGGCCAGTACGCCGAGTTGTGGCGGACGTTCGTGGGGGCGCCGGAGCCGGAGGAGCCGGTCGGCTCCACTGCCTGA